The proteins below come from a single Triticum aestivum cultivar Chinese Spring chromosome 5D, IWGSC CS RefSeq v2.1, whole genome shotgun sequence genomic window:
- the LOC123119302 gene encoding kinesin-like protein KIN-14R, whose amino-acid sequence MGEGSSEAIQDGGALSAPSVGTEAVAAVRKTVKMSETRDFIPCAAVSEGDYSRSSGSSSAAAALPDVASCTGSSEAAPRDDADAEMHHTPDYTRRGAAGRLRIAPLELFSAAPSSPAVPCPPAKAADAENATGDAAGAGGGTQEEAMGCQIAHTDKGDDGCCGQLRQEYDSLLREKGECRRVLEDLMRENELKNKECREAQTSLRELQMELMRKSMHVGSLAFAVEGQVKEKSRWCQLLKDLGEKFKALKTEHQILLKESEEYKKCLSDATQMTTTIHQYVSQYASLESEFKDLKEKFSEEAKERKDLYNKLIELKGNIRVFCRCRPLNTEETAEGASMAIDFDSAKDGELIVRGHVSSKKVFKFDSVFNPEEDQEKVFEKTAPFATSVLDGFNVCIFAYGQTGTGKTFTMEGTEGARGVNYRILDELFRVVKDRHDLFQYEITVSALEVYNEQIHDLLLTGSQPSTTTKRLEVRQVAEGVHHVPGLVEARVSNMDEAWDVLQTGSKARVVGSTNANEHSSRSHCIHCVMVKGENLMNGEHTNSKLWLIDLAGSERVAKTDAQGERLKEAQNINKSLSALGDVISALATKSQHIPFRNSKLTHLLQDSLSGDSKTLMFVQISPNENDVGETLCSLNFASRVRGIELGQARKQVDVGELSRYKLMVGRAKQDCKSKDAQIKSMEETIQSLEAKNKAKDLLTMNLQDKIKELESQLLIERKIARQHVDNKIAQDVERKQQQQQQQQSLKEENNTYMRSPMSERNLNTTVERPPLSAAPKKDLGMAKQPFSDSNNSETYSFNQLMSLAEEKENANPDAAAKARRVSLCNGGAQQPRRSSLIPLPRRNSLMPLPAGGGAKTPAPAAASPLDKIKEYSSPPLSSPPVMSNDKGGSRSKRINSILRRSLQKKVVIRPAPSGQGGRRAGAGATAAAAQGIDSARRAAARRVPASGGPGGGAPRGGVHQNRDKERGWNH is encoded by the exons ATGGGGGAGGGCAGCAGCGAGGCCATCCAGGACGGCGGGGCCCTCTCCGCCCCGTCGGTGGGgacggaggcggtggcggcggtcaGGAAGACGGTGAAGATGTCCGAGACCCGCGACTTCATCCCCTGCGCCGCCGTCAGCGAGG GGGATTATTCCAGATCCTCggggtcgtcgtcggcggcggcggccctgCCGGACGTCGCCAGCTGCACCGGCTCGTCGGAGGCCGCCCCGCGCGACGACGCGGACGCGGAGATGCACCACACGCCCGACTACACCCGGAGGGGCGCCGCGGGCCGCCTCAGGATCGCGCCGCTCGAGCTCTTCTCCGCGGCCCCGTCTTCTCCGGCGGTGCCCTGTCCTCCCGCCAAAGCTGCCGACGCCGAAAACGCCACCGGCGATGCTGCCGGTGCGGGTGGAGGGACGCAGGAGGAGGCCATGGGCTGTCAGATCGCGCACACTGACAAG GGCGATGATGGCTGCTGTGGCCAGCTGAGGCAGGAGTACGACTCACTCCTGAGGGAGAAAGGCGAGTGCAGGAGGGTGCTGGAGGATCTCATGAGGGAGAATGAGCTCAAGAACAAGGAGTGCCGCGAGGCTCAGACGTCCCTGCGCGAGCTGCAGATGGAGCTGATGCGCAAGTCCATGCACGTCGGCTCTCTCG CATTTGCAGTGGAAGGGCAGGTGAAAGAAAAGTCTCGTTGGTGCCAACTACTGAAAGACCTGGGTGAGAAATTTAAG GCGTTAAAGACAGAGCACCAGATCTTACTGAAAGAATCTGAGGAATACAAAAAGTGTTTGTCAGATGCTACACAGATGACTACAACAATTCATCAATATG TGAGCCAATATGCAAGTTTAGAATCTGAATTTAAGGACCTGAAAGAGAAGTTCAGCGAGGAAGCAAAGGAACGCAAGGATCTTtataacaagcttatagagctcaAAG gtaatataagagtgttttgccGCTGTCGGCCACTAAACACGGAAGAAACAGCAGAAGGAGCTTCAATGGCGATCGACTTTGATTCTGCAAAAGATGGGGAGCTCATTGTTAGAGGCCATGTATCATCGAAGAAAGTCTTTAAATTCGATTCAGTCTTCAACCCTGAAGAAGACCAAG AGAAAGTGTTTGAGAAAACTGCCCCATTTGCAACTTCGGTGTTGGATGGATTCAATGTTTGTATCTTCGCTTACGGGCAAACCGGCACTGGCAAAACATTTACGATGGAGGGAACTGAAGGTGCTCGAGGGGTTAACTACAGAATTCTGGATGAGCTCTTTCGAGTAGTCAAGGACAGACATGACCTCTTCCAATACGAGATTACTGTTAGTGCCTTGGAAGTATACAACGAACAAATTCATGATTTGCTCCTGACAGGGTCCCAACCAAGCACAACAACAAAAAG GCTAGAAGTGAGACAAGTTGCAGAAGGAGTTCATCATGTACCAGGACTGGTTGAAGCACGAGTCAGTAACATGGATGAGGCCTGGGATGTCCTGCAAACTGGAAGCAAAGCCAGAGTTGTTGGTTCCACAAATGCTAACGAGCACAGCAGCCGATCGCACTG TATACATTGCGTGATGGTCAAAGGAGaaaacttgatgaatggagaacacaCAAACAGTAAGCTGTGGCTCATTGACCTAGCCGGAAGTGAGCGTGTGGCAAAGACAGATGCTCAAGGCGAACGACTGAAAGAAGCACAGAATATTAACAAGTCCCTTTCTGCACTTGGAGATGTCATATCTGCTCTTGCAACTAAGAGCCAGCACATACCCTTCAG GAATTCAAAGTTAACGCACTTGCTGCAAGACTCACTAA GTGGAGACTCCAAAACATTGATGTTTGTTCAAATTAGCCCCAACGAAAATGACGTGGGCGAAACTCTCTGCTCGCTGAACTTTGCGAGCAGAGTGAGGGGAATAGAGCTTGGACAGGCTAGGAAACAAGTTGATGTTGGAGAACTGTCAAGATATAAGCTTATG GTTGGCAGAGCCAAACAGGACTGTAAGAGCAAGGATGCTCAGATCAAGAGCATGGAAGAAACAATCCAATCCCTTGAAGCCAAGAACAAGGCAAAGGACCTTCTCACCATGAATCTCCAAGATAAG ATCAAAGAGTTGGAATCACAGCTGCTGATTGAGAGGAAGATAGCGCGGCAGCACGTCGACAACAAGATCGCCCAAGACGTCGAgcgaaagcagcagcagcagcagcagcagcaaagccTCAAGGAAGAGAACAACACCTACATGAGAAGCCCCATGTCAGAGAGGAACCTCAACACCACCGTGGAGAGACCGCCACTATCAGCAGCACCCAAAAAAGACCTCGGGATGGCGAAACAGCCGTTTTCGGACAGCAACAACAGTGAGACCTACAGCTTCAACCAGCTCATGTCTCTGGCCGAGGAGAAGGAGAACGCCAACCCAGACGCCGCCGCAAAGGCCAGGCGTGTCTCGCTCTGCAACGGAGGGGCTCAGCAGCCCCGCCGCAGCTCGCTCATCCCGCTGCCGCGCCGCAACTCGCTGATGCCGCTCCCCGCAGGCGGCGGCGCCAAGACGCCGGCGCCTGCAGCGGCGTCACCCCTTGACAAGATCAAGGAGTACTCCTCGCCGCCATTGAGCTCGCCGCCTGTTATGTCCAACGACAAGGGCGGCAGCAGGAGCAAGAGGATCAACAGCATCCTGCGGCGCAGCCTGCAGAAGAAGGTGGTCATCCGGCCGGCGCCGTCGGGGCAGGGCGGGAGGAGGGCCGGTGCcggcgccactgccgccgccgcacaGGGTATCGACAGCGCTCGCCGGGCGGCCGCGCGGCGCGTGCCGGCGAGCGGCGGCCCCGGCGGCGGTGCGCCCAGGGGCGGCGTCCACCAGAACAGGGACAAGGAGAGAGGCTGGAACCACTGA